A stretch of Flavobacterium sp. N1994 DNA encodes these proteins:
- a CDS encoding FMN-binding negative transcriptional regulator, whose amino-acid sequence MYIPKLYKNENQEDIQNFIHQNGFGILINQTNGKLWATHIPLVLEEQNGKQILVGHLSKENPQAESFKTNDEVLIVFSGAHSYISSSWYDHENVPTWNYLAVHVYGKLTIHSLEETVADLKKLVDKYEAKSEKPIRVEELSKKTMLQARGIIGFEIEITAIEAKKKLSQNRDDKNYQNIISKLENSNDFQSIEVAKEMKKNRK is encoded by the coding sequence ATGTACATTCCAAAACTTTATAAAAACGAAAACCAGGAAGACATTCAAAACTTCATCCATCAAAATGGGTTTGGGATTCTGATCAATCAAACCAATGGAAAGCTTTGGGCGACTCACATACCCTTAGTTTTGGAAGAGCAAAATGGGAAGCAAATTTTAGTCGGACACCTCTCTAAAGAAAACCCCCAAGCGGAAAGCTTTAAAACCAATGATGAAGTTCTCATCGTTTTTTCGGGAGCTCATTCCTATATTTCTTCTTCTTGGTACGACCATGAAAATGTACCTACATGGAATTATTTAGCAGTTCATGTTTACGGAAAACTAACCATTCATTCTTTGGAAGAAACTGTGGCCGACTTAAAAAAACTAGTAGACAAATACGAAGCCAAATCAGAGAAACCCATTCGTGTAGAAGAACTGTCCAAAAAAACTATGCTTCAAGCACGAGGAATTATTGGCTTTGAAATTGAAATAACCGCTATTGAAGCTAAGAAAAAATTATCTCAAAATCGAGACGACAAAAACTACCAAAATATCATTTCAAAACTGGAAAATTCTAATGATTTTCAATCCATTGAAGTGGCAAAAGAGATGAAAAAAAACAGAAAATAA
- the murB gene encoding UDP-N-acetylmuramate dehydrogenase has product MNIQPNFSLKKYNTFGIEAKAKQFVAVHTVAELKTVLQENKSETKFVLGGGSNMLLTQDIQALVIHVDLKGKKILKEDEDYVWVESMAGENWHEFVLWTINQNFGGLENMSLIPGNVGTTPVQNIGAYGTEIKDTFVSCEAMNMATQDMKTFSKSDCHFGYRESVFKHEAKDQFIITSVVFKLTKRHHKINTSYGDITKELEKQNVTTPTLKDVSNAVIAIRQSKLPDPKELGNSGSFFKNPIISKTDYDKIKALHPEMPHYVISETEVKVPAGWLIEKAGFKGKRFGDAGIHKNQALVLVNYGNATGQEILNVSKDIQATILKEFGIAIEAEVNVI; this is encoded by the coding sequence ATGAATATCCAACCTAATTTCTCTTTAAAAAAATACAACACTTTCGGTATTGAAGCCAAAGCCAAACAATTTGTAGCAGTACATACTGTAGCTGAGTTAAAGACTGTTTTACAAGAAAACAAATCGGAAACCAAATTTGTTTTAGGTGGTGGAAGCAATATGCTGTTAACACAAGATATTCAGGCGTTAGTGATTCATGTTGATTTGAAAGGCAAAAAAATACTAAAAGAAGATGAGGATTATGTTTGGGTAGAAAGCATGGCCGGTGAAAATTGGCACGAATTTGTACTTTGGACCATCAATCAAAACTTTGGTGGATTAGAAAACATGTCCCTTATTCCGGGCAATGTGGGTACTACTCCAGTTCAGAATATTGGAGCTTATGGCACTGAAATCAAAGATACTTTTGTTTCTTGCGAGGCTATGAATATGGCAACCCAAGACATGAAAACGTTTAGCAAATCCGACTGTCATTTTGGATATAGAGAAAGTGTTTTCAAACATGAAGCTAAGGACCAATTCATTATTACATCGGTAGTTTTTAAACTGACGAAACGCCATCATAAAATCAATACTTCCTACGGAGATATTACCAAGGAACTAGAAAAACAAAACGTGACTACTCCTACTCTTAAAGATGTTTCCAATGCTGTGATTGCCATTCGACAAAGCAAATTGCCTGACCCGAAAGAGTTAGGAAACAGTGGTAGTTTCTTTAAAAATCCAATCATATCAAAAACGGATTACGATAAGATTAAAGCTTTACATCCAGAAATGCCACATTATGTAATTTCAGAAACCGAAGTGAAAGTTCCTGCAGGTTGGCTTATTGAAAAAGCAGGTTTCAAAGGAAAACGTTTTGGTGATGCCGGTATTCATAAAAACCAAGCTTTAGTATTAGTCAATTATGGTAATGCTACTGGACAAGAAATTCTAAATGTTTCAAAAGATATACAAGCCACTATTTTAAAGGAATTTGGTATTGCTATTGAAGCAGAGGTGAATGTGATCTAA
- a CDS encoding rhodanese-like domain-containing protein: protein MKSKLLYLVVLPFLFLSCQGQSSKAIQTIDVKTFAEKLKATENPQLLDVRTPEEYSSEHIGNAVNVNWNGNDFVTKANQYDKTKPIFVYCKVGGRSAQAASKLAELGFKEIYNLDGGIMKWNAAGNAKPSDKIVGICDQEFGELIKSSDKVMIDFNAKWCAPCQKMKPYILKLQGELKDQIKIVQLDADENKTIVEQLKLEGLPTVIVYEKGKEVWRNVGYISEEDLKKHL from the coding sequence ATGAAATCAAAATTACTCTATCTAGTAGTACTCCCTTTTTTATTTTTGAGTTGTCAAGGACAATCATCAAAAGCCATTCAAACCATTGACGTAAAAACCTTTGCCGAAAAACTGAAAGCAACTGAAAACCCTCAACTTTTAGATGTGAGAACTCCAGAAGAATATAGTTCAGAACATATTGGTAATGCGGTTAATGTGAATTGGAACGGGAACGATTTTGTAACCAAAGCTAATCAATATGATAAAACAAAACCCATTTTTGTGTATTGTAAAGTTGGAGGAAGAAGCGCGCAAGCTGCTAGTAAATTAGCCGAATTAGGATTCAAAGAAATATACAATTTGGATGGAGGTATTATGAAATGGAATGCAGCTGGAAACGCTAAACCAAGTGATAAAATAGTTGGCATATGCGACCAAGAATTTGGTGAATTAATTAAATCAAGTGACAAAGTGATGATTGACTTTAATGCTAAATGGTGTGCGCCTTGTCAAAAAATGAAACCTTATATTTTGAAATTACAAGGAGAGTTAAAAGACCAAATTAAAATTGTTCAATTAGATGCTGATGAGAATAAAACTATCGTTGAACAATTGAAATTAGAAGGATTACCAACTGTAATAGTTTATGAAAAAGGAAAAGAAGTTTGGCGAAACGTAGGGTATATTTCAGAAGAAGATCTTAAAAAACATTTGTAA
- a CDS encoding glycosyltransferase, whose protein sequence is MSKKRILFLGETYRADAITWMNGLKEFGDFEIVTWELKKSSIGFSRISRLIELLMAFFTIRKITKSFQPDMVIAERTTSYGFLAALTGIKPVAIAQQGITDLWPHNSPLYPFKKMLQDYAFKKADLIHAWGKVMSNHMENSNVDMTKVLELPKGINLNSFSFSDTQNLKSIDAIVTRALEPEYKHDVILKAFSIIKKKNIPFTLRIVGDGSLLKSLQKLAIELDIEKEVIFKGRTPNTRVAELLHNANFYISMPITEGVSASLFEAMACGCFPIVTDLPGNRSWIRNHENGILIPSKNYKILAEEIMSAFERDVWRKAVVNKNRVFIEEKANYTINMNTIAQAYHELIMEKISPK, encoded by the coding sequence ATGTCAAAAAAACGAATTCTTTTTTTAGGAGAGACTTACCGCGCTGATGCCATCACTTGGATGAATGGTCTTAAAGAATTTGGTGATTTTGAAATCGTCACTTGGGAGCTTAAAAAAAGTAGTATTGGCTTTAGTAGAATTAGCCGATTAATAGAACTTTTAATGGCTTTTTTTACCATTAGAAAAATTACAAAATCATTCCAACCCGATATGGTCATTGCTGAACGAACGACTAGCTACGGTTTTTTGGCTGCTTTAACAGGTATAAAACCAGTTGCCATAGCACAACAAGGAATTACCGATCTTTGGCCTCATAATTCGCCTTTATATCCTTTCAAAAAAATGCTTCAAGATTATGCTTTTAAAAAAGCTGATTTAATTCATGCTTGGGGTAAAGTTATGTCTAACCACATGGAAAATAGTAATGTTGATATGACTAAAGTTTTGGAATTACCTAAGGGAATTAATTTAAATTCCTTCTCCTTTAGTGATACTCAGAATTTAAAATCAATTGATGCTATAGTCACAAGAGCACTTGAACCAGAGTACAAACATGATGTTATCTTAAAAGCATTTTCTATAATTAAAAAGAAAAATATTCCTTTTACCCTTAGAATTGTTGGAGATGGAAGTTTATTGAAATCCCTTCAAAAATTAGCTATTGAACTTGATATTGAAAAAGAAGTCATTTTTAAAGGAAGAACACCTAATACAAGAGTAGCTGAATTACTTCATAATGCCAATTTCTATATTAGTATGCCCATAACCGAAGGAGTTTCAGCATCTTTGTTTGAAGCTATGGCCTGTGGTTGTTTTCCAATAGTAACCGATTTACCTGGCAATAGAAGTTGGATCAGAAATCACGAAAATGGGATATTGATTCCAAGTAAAAATTATAAAATTTTAGCAGAAGAAATTATGAGTGCTTTTGAAAGAGATGTTTGGAGAAAAGCCGTAGTCAATAAAAACAGAGTTTTCATAGAAGAAAAAGCTAACTACACCATCAATATGAATACTATTGCCCAAGCCTATCATGAATTAATAATGGAAAAAATAAGCCCAAAATAA
- the asnB gene encoding asparagine synthase (glutamine-hydrolyzing): MCGINGILKFNQDKVDQNQLLKMRDALEHRGPDDAGFYIQENLGLGHRRLSIIDTSAAGHQPFISENQRFIMVFNGEIYNYKSFYGELKSKGLVIKTGSDTEVLMLLFELYGMSFLHRLQGMFAFAIWDTLEKKLILARDRMGVKPLYYAFYQNSIYFASEQKALFTAGVPLEISENGLDEYFFNRFVAGENTLYNRVKKVLPGHYMVLENNGYTTFTKWWSLKSEIENFPSIKNPKDWFEETFFESVRLRMVSDVPVGVLLSGGLDSCSILSSLYHQDYKNINTFNIGFAEDEHNESFLAKKITEEYHYNFNNTQLDNDSLYQNLLESTYYQDEPLMHLNEPHLLAVSKIAKPKVKVLLSGEGADELMGGYVRYKALRSPSLLKVVSGLSLMERFNKKPRYDKLMRYSKIDNVDDLVIFNGSNVYPEDIKSFYGRKEVPFNQYRQEILEEAKQLYPNNPQRQVLYFDQHTYMCSLLDRNDRCTMGTSIECREPYLDYRLIAGLGTLEDDWFFKGKKGKFILKETMKNLLPPEIINFRKIGLSAPWYSYLMEYPAFKEELDAFAISPIFEMSFLENLDGKKLVAELRQGNSKLMPYIMPIFMLHIWYKNYFKKFS, from the coding sequence ATGTGTGGGATTAATGGTATTTTAAAGTTCAACCAAGACAAAGTTGACCAAAATCAACTCTTAAAAATGCGTGATGCACTTGAACATCGCGGTCCTGATGATGCTGGTTTTTATATTCAGGAAAATCTTGGTTTAGGCCACAGACGTTTGTCAATTATAGATACTAGTGCCGCTGGTCATCAACCTTTTATTTCAGAGAACCAGAGATTCATTATGGTTTTCAATGGTGAAATCTACAACTACAAATCTTTTTATGGCGAATTAAAAAGCAAAGGTTTAGTCATTAAAACAGGTTCTGACACCGAAGTTTTGATGTTGTTGTTTGAACTATACGGAATGAGTTTCTTACACCGATTGCAAGGGATGTTTGCCTTTGCCATTTGGGATACATTGGAAAAGAAATTGATTTTGGCTAGAGACCGAATGGGTGTAAAACCTTTGTACTATGCGTTTTATCAAAATTCTATTTATTTTGCCTCCGAACAAAAAGCTCTTTTTACTGCTGGAGTTCCATTAGAAATTTCAGAAAACGGATTAGATGAATATTTTTTCAATCGATTTGTAGCTGGTGAAAACACCTTGTACAACCGAGTAAAAAAAGTGTTGCCCGGACATTATATGGTTTTAGAAAACAATGGCTATACTACCTTTACAAAATGGTGGAGTCTAAAATCAGAAATTGAAAATTTCCCAAGTATTAAAAACCCTAAAGATTGGTTTGAAGAAACCTTTTTTGAATCGGTAAGATTGCGGATGGTTAGCGATGTTCCTGTTGGAGTGCTATTAAGTGGTGGTTTAGATTCTTGTTCCATATTATCGTCTCTTTACCATCAGGATTATAAAAACATCAACACGTTTAATATTGGATTTGCAGAAGATGAACACAACGAATCCTTTTTAGCCAAAAAAATTACCGAGGAATACCATTATAATTTCAACAATACTCAACTTGACAACGATTCATTATATCAAAATTTACTTGAATCCACTTATTATCAAGATGAACCTTTGATGCATTTAAATGAACCCCATCTTTTAGCGGTTTCAAAAATAGCAAAACCAAAAGTAAAAGTATTGCTTTCGGGCGAAGGTGCCGATGAACTTATGGGAGGTTATGTTCGTTATAAAGCTTTGAGAAGCCCTTCCTTATTAAAGGTAGTTTCGGGTTTAAGCTTAATGGAACGGTTTAACAAAAAGCCGCGTTATGACAAATTAATGCGCTACTCTAAAATTGACAATGTAGATGATTTAGTTATTTTCAATGGTTCTAACGTATATCCAGAAGATATTAAATCGTTTTATGGTAGAAAGGAAGTTCCTTTTAATCAATACCGACAAGAAATTTTGGAAGAGGCTAAACAATTATATCCTAATAATCCGCAACGACAAGTATTGTATTTTGACCAACATACCTACATGTGTTCGTTACTAGATAGAAATGATCGTTGCACCATGGGAACATCTATAGAATGTCGGGAACCCTATTTAGATTATCGATTGATTGCTGGATTAGGAACTTTAGAGGACGATTGGTTCTTTAAAGGAAAGAAAGGAAAATTCATCCTCAAAGAAACGATGAAAAACTTACTTCCTCCTGAAATAATCAATTTTAGAAAGATTGGTTTGAGTGCGCCTTGGTATAGTTATCTGATGGAATACCCTGCATTTAAAGAAGAATTAGATGCTTTTGCCATAAGTCCCATATTTGAGATGTCTTTTTTAGAAAACCTTGATGGAAAAAAATTGGTAGCCGAATTGCGTCAAGGAAATAGTAAATTGATGCCTTACATTATGCCTATTTTCATGTTGCATATTTGGTACAAAAACTATTTTAAAAAATTCAGTTAA
- the recF gene encoding DNA replication/repair protein RecF (All proteins in this family for which functions are known are DNA-binding proteins that assist the filamentation of RecA onto DNA for the initiation of recombination or recombinational repair.) has translation MFLKRISLFNYKNFSEATFEFDAKINCFVGKNGIGKTNVLDAIYHLANGKSYFNPLAVQNIKHGEDFFVVDGEFEKKERAEQILCSLKKGQKKILKRNGKLYEKFSDHIGFIPLVIISPADSDLIIEGSETRRKFIDNVISQLDSSYLQQLIQYQKIIIQRNALLKYFALNHVFENDTLAIYNEQLNSLGQSIFEKRKQFLADFIPIFNKYHSDITNGAETVQLVYQSDLFQTDTLTLLEQNLQKDRALQYTSVGVHKDDLSFEIDSHPIKKFGSQGQQKSFLIALKLAQFDFVKRQSGEKPILLFDDIFDKLDEYRVSKIIEMVNQEEFGQLFISDTHAERTESIVKSTHQSYKLFTL, from the coding sequence TTGTTTTTAAAGCGAATTTCATTATTCAATTATAAAAATTTTTCGGAAGCTACCTTCGAATTTGATGCTAAAATCAATTGTTTCGTTGGAAAAAACGGCATTGGAAAAACTAATGTTCTCGATGCAATTTATCATTTAGCCAATGGTAAGAGCTATTTCAACCCGTTGGCCGTTCAAAATATCAAACATGGAGAAGATTTTTTTGTGGTAGATGGTGAATTTGAAAAAAAGGAAAGAGCAGAGCAGATTTTGTGCAGTTTAAAAAAAGGACAAAAGAAAATTCTAAAACGAAATGGGAAACTCTACGAAAAATTCTCCGACCATATTGGTTTTATTCCGTTAGTGATTATTTCACCAGCCGATAGTGATTTAATCATTGAAGGTAGTGAAACACGAAGAAAGTTTATTGATAATGTTATTTCGCAATTGGATAGTTCTTATTTACAACAGCTAATTCAATATCAAAAAATCATTATACAACGGAATGCTTTACTTAAGTATTTTGCATTGAATCATGTATTTGAAAATGATACTTTGGCTATTTATAATGAACAACTAAATAGTTTAGGACAATCTATTTTTGAAAAGCGAAAACAATTTTTAGCGGATTTTATACCTATATTTAATAAGTATCATAGTGATATCACTAACGGAGCTGAAACCGTTCAATTAGTGTATCAAAGTGATTTGTTTCAAACAGACACATTGACTTTATTGGAACAAAATTTACAAAAAGACAGAGCTTTGCAGTACACTTCCGTTGGGGTACATAAAGATGATTTATCTTTTGAAATTGATAGTCACCCCATTAAAAAATTTGGTTCCCAAGGGCAACAAAAATCTTTTCTAATTGCCTTAAAACTAGCCCAATTCGATTTTGTCAAAAGGCAAAGTGGCGAAAAACCCATTTTACTCTTTGATGATATTTTTGACAAGCTCGATGAATATCGTGTAAGCAAGATTATTGAAATGGTAAATCAAGAAGAATTTGGACAATTATTTATTTCTGACACTCATGCAGAACGCACGGAAAGTATAGTAAAATCAACACATCAAAGTTATAAACTATTTACTCTTTAA
- a CDS encoding DUF2461 domain-containing protein: protein MITKEAVTFLEDLVANNNTDWMHANKKRYESFKKDYHNYIASVLAEMKALDKKLEPLEVKNCTFRINRDIRFSKDKSPYKTNIGVWMSQNRNSKNAPGYYIHFEKGNSFIAGGCWCPEPNELKQIRKEIAYFYEDLESIVNDNKFKSEFGTITRDENNTLKKAPKDFEPNHPAIEFLKLKSFTASEKLEDNLFLEADFSKIVAKKLIALKPFNDFLTRALETED from the coding sequence ATGATAACCAAAGAAGCGGTTACTTTTCTAGAAGATTTAGTAGCCAACAACAATACCGATTGGATGCATGCCAATAAAAAAAGGTATGAAAGTTTTAAAAAAGACTATCATAATTATATTGCCAGTGTTTTGGCTGAAATGAAAGCTTTAGACAAAAAGTTGGAGCCCTTAGAAGTCAAAAATTGTACTTTTCGTATTAACAGAGATATCCGATTTTCAAAAGACAAATCGCCTTATAAAACCAATATTGGAGTTTGGATGTCACAAAACAGAAATAGTAAAAATGCGCCGGGTTATTATATTCATTTTGAAAAAGGAAATTCCTTTATAGCTGGCGGTTGCTGGTGTCCTGAGCCCAATGAACTGAAACAAATCAGAAAAGAAATTGCTTATTTTTATGAAGATTTAGAATCCATTGTTAACGATAACAAGTTTAAATCCGAATTTGGAACTATTACTCGAGATGAAAATAATACGCTTAAAAAAGCACCAAAAGATTTCGAACCCAATCATCCAGCCATTGAATTTTTAAAACTCAAAAGTTTTACTGCATCTGAAAAATTAGAAGATAACCTTTTTTTAGAAGCTGATTTCAGTAAAATTGTAGCAAAGAAATTAATTGCCTTAAAACCATTTAATGATTTTTTAACCAGAGCCTTAGAAACTGAAGACTAA